In the genome of Fervidobacterium thailandense, one region contains:
- the murB gene encoding UDP-N-acetylmuramate dehydrogenase → MDCTLENCRELVWKKYGRRFLEILWEHGCDVYLCEPMSGHVSFRLGGCVELFIVPNTLEALLSTLEFLKRERLSFRLLGNGTNIVPSDGLMETLVISMERINDVHFDGTKVYASAGVSFKKLCLLALKNGLSGFEKAYGLPGSVGGAIYMNAGCYGWETAESVLEITVFDGNRVSKISKDEAQFGYRSSIFKREKDLVILGATFSCQPGDKSEIEHLMMETLRQRYEKQPLEYPSAGSVFKRPRQDFYVGTAIEKLGLKGYTIGGAQISEKHAGFIINKGGASASDVKALVEFVRNKVKEAYNVELETEIEFWE, encoded by the coding sequence GTGGATTGCACGCTTGAGAACTGCAGAGAGTTGGTTTGGAAAAAGTACGGGCGCCGGTTTTTGGAAATTCTGTGGGAACACGGGTGTGATGTGTACCTGTGTGAACCCATGAGTGGACATGTGAGCTTTAGGTTGGGGGGGTGCGTGGAACTTTTCATCGTTCCGAATACACTCGAAGCGTTACTGTCCACGCTGGAATTTTTAAAACGCGAGCGTCTGTCGTTTAGGTTGCTGGGTAACGGAACCAATATTGTACCTTCCGATGGGTTGATGGAGACGTTAGTCATCTCAATGGAGCGTATCAACGATGTACACTTCGATGGAACGAAAGTTTACGCTTCAGCCGGTGTGTCGTTCAAGAAGTTGTGCTTGCTGGCACTTAAAAACGGATTATCCGGTTTCGAAAAGGCGTACGGTTTGCCTGGATCGGTGGGCGGGGCGATCTACATGAACGCTGGATGTTATGGATGGGAAACTGCGGAAAGTGTTTTAGAAATAACGGTTTTTGACGGGAATCGTGTGAGCAAGATCTCGAAAGATGAAGCGCAGTTCGGCTACAGATCAAGTATATTCAAACGGGAGAAAGACTTGGTGATATTGGGAGCTACCTTCTCGTGTCAACCGGGTGATAAGTCCGAGATCGAGCATTTGATGATGGAAACGTTGAGACAACGGTACGAAAAGCAGCCACTCGAGTACCCGAGTGCCGGCAGTGTCTTTAAAAGACCGCGTCAGGATTTTTATGTTGGAACCGCAATAGAGAAGCTTGGTTTGAAAGGCTATACTATCGGTGGTGCGCAAATTTCCGAAAAACACGCGGGGTTTATAATAAATAAAGGTGGTGCAAGTGCGTCGGACGTTAAAGCGTTGGTTGAGTTCGTGCGTAACAAGGTTAAGGAAGCCTACAATGTGGAACTTGAAACAGAAATTGAGTTCTGGGAATAG
- a CDS encoding PEGA domain-containing protein, giving the protein MWFTRLVLTVLLLFLVSPLLALTIVGENGSIVYYNGKLIGVIKNGSLTFEATFPGILKVTKPGYVDFEKEVTEDGVVVVELSFPAYLNVSATPAAAKIYLDDILVGTGQAKVSTKPGRHRITVRADGYTEWSGEVQLSPFEEKRVEVNLKKTTTLKLVSDVQIEGALLNGQRVSVPGTYEVVPGTYKLELPVNYVTNRVLLEVPSINEYVYRVDSRRYFKLSVLGKPERAIVKINELVYTTPIEIFLAEGNYEVTISAPGYTGKTYTVKLLRDEYLVYNLEPLGETSTTKVAHNLVVEYDGFERERVVKKLWFTAIKNTDGEMIWFGFTDASIHNVPSTVPVAFARDFQLKIGEHTFKGPGIIQVPPATQVEYLTKDGYRTMSVKTLTVLDAPERCLVNIFSRSVLDVYINGNFVGRTPIYLLELPEGRYEVEFRLANTVFEKKLVTVSRGRLNEIKSEK; this is encoded by the coding sequence GTGTGGTTTACCAGGTTAGTACTGACTGTCCTGTTACTCTTCCTTGTCTCGCCACTTCTAGCTCTCACCATTGTAGGGGAAAACGGTAGTATCGTTTACTACAACGGAAAGTTAATAGGAGTTATAAAGAACGGTTCGTTGACGTTCGAGGCGACATTTCCGGGAATCTTGAAAGTCACCAAACCGGGATATGTCGACTTTGAAAAGGAAGTTACCGAGGATGGGGTTGTGGTGGTTGAGTTGTCTTTCCCGGCGTACCTGAACGTTTCCGCAACCCCGGCCGCGGCAAAAATTTACTTGGATGACATCCTTGTGGGTACCGGCCAGGCGAAGGTTTCCACCAAGCCGGGGAGACATCGGATAACGGTGAGGGCTGATGGTTACACGGAGTGGAGCGGTGAGGTTCAACTGTCGCCGTTTGAGGAAAAACGTGTCGAGGTAAACCTGAAAAAAACAACGACATTGAAGCTTGTTTCGGATGTACAAATTGAAGGTGCACTGTTAAACGGTCAACGTGTGAGTGTTCCCGGAACGTACGAGGTTGTGCCCGGTACTTACAAGCTTGAGCTTCCGGTGAACTACGTGACGAACAGGGTATTGCTCGAGGTACCATCCATAAATGAGTACGTTTATCGGGTTGACAGTCGAAGGTATTTCAAACTATCGGTGTTAGGGAAGCCCGAGCGTGCGATTGTTAAGATAAACGAACTTGTCTACACAACGCCCATCGAGATCTTTCTTGCCGAGGGAAACTACGAAGTGACAATTTCGGCACCTGGGTACACGGGAAAAACCTACACAGTAAAATTGTTGCGGGACGAGTACCTGGTATACAACCTGGAGCCACTGGGTGAAACGAGTACTACAAAGGTGGCACACAACTTAGTTGTGGAATACGATGGATTCGAACGGGAAAGGGTTGTAAAAAAGCTGTGGTTTACGGCAATCAAGAACACCGATGGTGAGATGATTTGGTTCGGGTTCACCGATGCATCGATACACAACGTACCAAGTACCGTTCCCGTCGCTTTCGCAAGAGATTTCCAGCTGAAAATAGGTGAACACACCTTCAAAGGCCCTGGGATTATCCAGGTTCCCCCCGCTACGCAAGTTGAGTATTTGACCAAAGACGGTTATCGGACGATGAGTGTGAAAACACTCACGGTGTTGGATGCTCCCGAGAGATGTCTTGTCAACATCTTTTCGAGGAGTGTGCTCGATGTGTACATCAACGGAAACTTCGTCGGTCGTACCCCGATATACCTCCTCGAACTTCCGGAGGGAAGGTACGAGGTTGAGTTCAGACTGGCTAACACGGTGTTTGAGAAGAAGTTGGTGACTGTGTCACGCGGAAGGTTGAACGAAATAAAATCCGAAAAATGA
- a CDS encoding MarR family winged helix-turn-helix transcriptional regulator: MHDGINDRFFEELERMLRLICFRIRVTGREALKNYPITPAQFDLLQRLYFDGPQTMTKLSQVLGVAKSTTTGLVTRLERDGFLRRRPSDEDKRVIVVEITELGREVIRSVINKRVEYVRKVVSDLGNLEAVELFEKLKRLYEVIQEQ, from the coding sequence ATGCACGACGGGATCAACGATAGATTCTTCGAAGAACTCGAACGGATGCTGAGACTAATATGTTTCAGAATCAGGGTCACCGGTAGAGAGGCTTTAAAAAACTATCCCATCACGCCCGCACAATTCGATTTGCTCCAACGACTTTACTTCGACGGTCCACAGACGATGACCAAGCTCAGCCAAGTACTCGGTGTTGCCAAGAGCACGACCACAGGTTTGGTTACACGTTTGGAACGCGATGGATTTTTGAGAAGACGTCCCAGTGACGAGGACAAGCGCGTAATCGTGGTGGAGATCACGGAATTGGGAAGAGAGGTTATTAGATCGGTTATAAACAAGCGCGTGGAGTACGTGCGAAAAGTGGTATCCGATCTCGGAAATCTCGAAGCTGTCGAACTGTTTGAAAAGCTGAAAAGGCTGTACGAAGTTATTCAGGAGCAGTAG
- a CDS encoding aminopeptidase, with protein MNFGKLVWEKRTKEEIENFAQGYLRFIDFARTERLAIAYAEEALRKAGFVSIEEFDPSSEMVGVYQVHREKSLVAVKGNVENGINFIAAHVDAPRLDLRTYPFYEDNGYALAETHYYGGVKKYQWFNVPLALVGVVVKEDGEKVSVCIGCDEKDPVFVLPDLLPHLDKEDKKVSEQFRADKMNILLGSIPLKDEKSEPVKKQILRIFKEKYGIGEEDFVSADLELVPALKPRVVGIDESFIGAYGQDDRICAYQALKAFLEVEARSEGKAAGILFFDREEIGSEGDSGAQARFYLAFLRKLLVKKGLRSDELSLDDIISKSVAISADVTALYDPSFADVHDKLNVAKPGYGVAIVKYTGRGGKSGASEAHAELVARVRGILNKNGISWQTSLLGKVDVGGGGTVAKFLAKEGFDTIDMGPGLLSMHSPFELVSKADLYETYLAFKVLLENL; from the coding sequence ATGAACTTTGGAAAGCTCGTGTGGGAAAAGAGAACCAAGGAAGAGATCGAGAACTTTGCACAAGGTTATCTACGGTTCATAGACTTCGCGAGGACGGAACGCTTAGCAATCGCGTACGCGGAAGAGGCTCTCAGAAAGGCGGGATTTGTATCCATCGAGGAGTTCGACCCCTCCAGCGAAATGGTTGGTGTTTACCAGGTGCATCGTGAGAAGTCGCTTGTGGCTGTAAAAGGAAACGTGGAAAACGGGATCAACTTCATCGCAGCCCACGTGGATGCTCCGCGCCTGGACTTGAGGACTTATCCGTTTTACGAGGATAACGGATACGCGTTGGCCGAAACTCACTACTACGGTGGTGTGAAGAAGTACCAGTGGTTCAACGTACCCCTGGCTTTGGTCGGAGTTGTCGTTAAAGAAGATGGAGAAAAGGTGAGCGTTTGCATCGGTTGTGATGAAAAGGATCCTGTGTTCGTGTTGCCCGACCTCCTGCCACACTTGGATAAGGAAGACAAGAAAGTTAGCGAGCAATTCAGAGCTGATAAGATGAATATTCTGCTCGGTTCGATTCCACTGAAGGATGAAAAGAGCGAGCCTGTGAAAAAGCAAATTCTCAGGATCTTCAAAGAAAAGTACGGAATAGGTGAGGAAGATTTCGTCAGCGCCGATCTTGAGTTGGTTCCAGCGCTCAAGCCTCGCGTCGTGGGGATCGACGAGAGTTTCATAGGGGCGTATGGCCAGGATGACAGGATATGTGCCTATCAAGCACTCAAGGCTTTCTTGGAGGTCGAGGCGAGGTCCGAAGGTAAGGCAGCGGGGATACTGTTCTTCGATCGCGAGGAGATAGGAAGTGAAGGTGACTCGGGTGCACAAGCAAGGTTTTACTTAGCGTTCTTAAGGAAACTACTTGTTAAAAAAGGGTTGCGCAGCGACGAATTGTCGCTTGACGATATCATCTCGAAATCGGTTGCGATTTCGGCGGACGTTACAGCCTTGTACGATCCCTCGTTTGCCGACGTCCACGATAAGCTGAACGTGGCAAAGCCGGGTTACGGGGTCGCAATAGTCAAGTACACCGGACGGGGTGGCAAGTCCGGTGCAAGTGAAGCACACGCCGAATTGGTGGCACGTGTCAGGGGCATCTTGAACAAAAACGGTATCTCTTGGCAAACGAGCTTGCTGGGGAAGGTTGACGTCGGCGGCGGCGGTACCGTAGCAAAGTTCTTAGCCAAAGAAGGGTTTGACACCATAGACATGGGGCCTGGGCTTCTGAGCATGCATTCTCCTTTTGAACTCGTTTCCAAGGCGGACCTTTACGAAACGTACCTCGCGTTCAAGGTCCTCTTGGAAAATTTGTGA
- a CDS encoding diguanylate cyclase produces the protein MEILAFIRETYWSMDYVVEVDGYKKVAKFVKEGLITSPFDVAIKKELGRNVHGLLVPERIEFHQVPVLIYDIEGYEPPEQSLSAAQALLNTLKNVLHVPRLSIPFIGLHDVVRCSGETFVFLPFVQNMDVLKKLWEKGDIIVAPEFFNIGPTDKSTMFVFGKLILKLTDAENVLEIAEKLCAEDPIHRAFDEDIPYFALSRPKIFKVKRIRRRIEDEIQSLILETRASTFLGVIGPQRSGKTTIIENLCNALRENGVPFISAVTAADLIVQTLELTADKISKRLLEELSFCLENTCKIDSISLAVVEALSTLDRVVIIVDDYHEVPETLRSMLRRIVTHATDGCVKVIAFSVEDFEDFSQKIMIPPFDLEETKELIRSSLGDFSNLEEFAGWVNTITSGLPGVMVEHLRTLYENNVFEVQRDGKYRFDMDLVAGLTTEHVIREKVQKFLNSPNVLLAVLGQKFEQRELEILKRLTNTDFRLEDLVAEGIVYREYNRYRFALKQYWEAFYDQIPREKREWLHEKLSENIKEPEKRAWHFEVMGRHVSAARVYLQAIYDGLKFYYSPSLLKGYLARVKELIGNRTSYAVIKFETELAERTEEFYTLGELEIPDTKLYGYYLGQKFFLLCQEKEAAEIFAKHLEGFGKLGTLRRTFGKVKAEYYSQRRRGNYYGVLKSILGQLSENNPAEAKLMVDVYLLLANLLGTGAEAVNYLKTAERIALDYNIAHKLPTIYNNLAVSTVSNTLAIQYLKRAVEVALDISLPARAYLARLNLLYHALYAGRIKEFVDGLMEIKPRLKMLNLKDELVYCNVLEAFYHAYNFEVDEALAHIDEVAELLPNDIEPVIQEIFVRFVTRDLGRVKELIRKVEDRFDELSRDERIVLELLRSYGTPDFGEKWLEYVASPVKIYREEILAVLGEELARMLPDVVRNELLNLEKMFIVDGSFLSLAILYEGFHNYYKATGNLYKSRVYLRKALEIYMNIGLSNACWKIAQLHDYQFEVRHTEVGGLSNYDQFVREMISSLKIADIRIKPDNVLGYFASSLVSKLPFEGVETKVSDDYLEREIVASVGNVKECNTEKIQASPLELVLKGDIDSQARYYLCCENEHLVLSRQHIDELFKYVEVLDFTLVSVFKSLLTTLRSMVDPLTKLYTRYYLTSLLEELFNNASQYNDYFTVVMCDIDNFKKINDTYGHLVGDEVLKTLAKVFRENLRSQDLVGRFGGEEFILVFPHTDVEETVIVLERLRRILKGLEQFPFTLTLSFGVAEYKPGITDSVDSLIIRADTALYHAKNTGKDRIVVYTEGMTGGLHA, from the coding sequence ATGGAAATTTTAGCGTTCATTAGGGAAACTTACTGGAGCATGGACTACGTCGTTGAAGTTGATGGATATAAGAAAGTTGCTAAATTCGTCAAGGAAGGTTTGATAACTTCTCCATTCGACGTTGCCATTAAGAAGGAGTTGGGCAGAAACGTTCACGGATTGCTGGTCCCAGAGCGTATAGAATTTCATCAAGTTCCCGTGCTCATATACGACATCGAAGGTTACGAACCACCGGAGCAGTCGCTAAGCGCTGCCCAGGCGTTGTTAAACACTTTGAAGAACGTCCTACACGTCCCCAGGCTCAGCATTCCGTTCATAGGGCTGCACGACGTGGTTAGGTGCAGTGGGGAGACATTTGTATTCTTACCGTTTGTTCAGAACATGGACGTTCTCAAGAAACTTTGGGAAAAGGGTGACATAATTGTTGCACCGGAATTCTTCAACATCGGACCGACTGATAAGTCGACCATGTTCGTGTTTGGAAAGTTGATTCTTAAACTGACCGATGCGGAGAATGTCCTGGAGATTGCTGAAAAGCTATGCGCGGAGGATCCAATACACAGAGCTTTCGACGAGGATATTCCCTATTTTGCTCTTTCAAGACCGAAGATTTTCAAAGTCAAAAGGATCAGGAGACGTATTGAAGATGAGATCCAGAGCCTGATCTTGGAAACAAGAGCGTCAACGTTTCTTGGGGTGATCGGACCACAAAGGTCCGGTAAGACGACAATAATAGAGAACCTCTGTAACGCTCTCAGGGAAAATGGTGTTCCGTTCATCAGCGCCGTAACGGCAGCAGACTTGATCGTTCAAACACTCGAGTTGACTGCGGACAAGATTTCGAAAAGGTTACTCGAGGAGCTGAGTTTTTGCTTGGAGAACACTTGTAAGATCGACAGTATCAGTCTTGCGGTGGTAGAGGCGCTCTCAACACTTGATCGAGTTGTGATCATTGTTGACGATTATCATGAAGTACCCGAGACTCTGAGATCGATGCTGAGACGCATCGTAACACACGCCACCGACGGGTGCGTGAAGGTCATCGCGTTTTCGGTAGAGGATTTTGAGGATTTCTCACAGAAGATAATGATACCTCCTTTTGATCTGGAAGAGACGAAAGAACTCATCCGAAGCTCTTTGGGAGACTTTTCCAACCTCGAGGAGTTTGCCGGCTGGGTTAACACGATCACGTCCGGTTTACCAGGGGTGATGGTCGAGCATTTGCGGACACTTTACGAAAACAACGTATTCGAAGTCCAAAGGGACGGGAAGTACCGCTTCGATATGGATTTGGTAGCCGGGTTAACCACCGAGCATGTTATCCGTGAGAAAGTGCAGAAGTTTTTGAATTCGCCGAATGTGTTGTTGGCCGTTTTGGGTCAAAAATTCGAGCAACGGGAACTGGAGATCCTGAAAAGACTTACGAACACCGATTTCAGGTTGGAAGACTTGGTTGCAGAGGGGATCGTTTACAGAGAGTACAACCGTTATAGGTTTGCATTGAAACAGTACTGGGAAGCGTTCTACGACCAGATTCCGAGGGAGAAAAGAGAATGGCTCCACGAGAAACTTTCGGAAAATATCAAAGAGCCTGAAAAACGTGCCTGGCACTTCGAGGTCATGGGAAGACACGTCAGCGCTGCAAGAGTGTACTTGCAAGCGATCTACGACGGGTTAAAGTTCTATTACTCTCCGTCCTTGCTGAAAGGTTACTTGGCGCGTGTGAAGGAGCTTATCGGAAACAGAACATCTTACGCGGTGATAAAGTTCGAAACGGAGCTTGCCGAGCGAACCGAAGAGTTTTACACCCTTGGTGAGCTTGAGATACCTGACACAAAGCTTTACGGCTACTACCTTGGGCAAAAGTTCTTCCTTCTATGCCAGGAAAAAGAGGCGGCTGAAATTTTCGCGAAACATCTGGAGGGTTTTGGAAAGCTGGGAACTTTGCGTAGAACCTTTGGGAAGGTTAAGGCCGAGTATTATTCACAAAGACGCCGTGGGAATTACTACGGAGTTTTAAAGTCCATCCTGGGGCAGCTTTCGGAAAACAATCCCGCGGAAGCAAAGTTAATGGTGGATGTTTACCTCTTGCTCGCAAACCTACTTGGTACCGGTGCCGAGGCGGTAAACTACTTGAAGACAGCCGAAAGGATTGCGCTGGACTACAATATCGCCCACAAATTACCAACCATATACAACAATCTGGCCGTCTCCACCGTCTCCAATACTTTGGCCATACAGTATCTCAAGCGAGCGGTGGAAGTTGCACTCGACATCAGTTTACCTGCAAGGGCGTACCTTGCTCGTTTGAATTTGCTGTATCACGCGCTTTACGCCGGAAGGATAAAGGAATTTGTTGACGGATTGATGGAGATCAAGCCCAGATTGAAGATGTTGAATCTGAAGGACGAGCTCGTGTACTGCAACGTGCTTGAAGCATTCTACCACGCGTACAATTTCGAGGTTGATGAAGCGCTGGCACATATCGACGAAGTTGCCGAACTTCTTCCCAACGATATCGAGCCGGTAATTCAGGAGATCTTCGTCCGATTCGTAACGAGGGATTTGGGAAGGGTAAAAGAGTTGATTCGAAAGGTGGAAGATCGGTTCGACGAGTTGAGTCGAGATGAGCGCATCGTGCTGGAGTTGCTGAGAAGTTACGGAACTCCCGATTTCGGTGAGAAGTGGCTCGAATACGTGGCTTCTCCGGTGAAGATATACCGGGAAGAAATCCTCGCAGTACTGGGGGAAGAGTTGGCCAGAATGCTTCCGGACGTGGTACGGAACGAGTTACTCAACCTTGAAAAGATGTTCATCGTTGACGGAAGCTTCCTATCGCTTGCCATACTTTACGAAGGTTTCCACAATTACTATAAGGCTACGGGAAACTTGTACAAGTCCCGTGTCTATTTGCGAAAAGCCCTCGAAATTTACATGAACATCGGCCTTTCGAACGCATGCTGGAAAATAGCGCAGTTGCACGATTACCAGTTCGAAGTCCGCCACACCGAGGTTGGAGGATTATCGAATTACGACCAGTTCGTTAGGGAAATGATCTCCAGTCTGAAGATTGCTGACATTAGGATCAAGCCGGATAACGTTCTGGGATATTTTGCGTCGAGTTTGGTATCAAAGTTACCTTTCGAGGGTGTTGAGACCAAGGTGAGCGATGACTACTTGGAGAGGGAGATCGTTGCGTCGGTCGGTAACGTTAAGGAGTGTAATACAGAAAAGATACAGGCCTCACCTCTTGAGCTTGTCCTGAAAGGTGATATAGATTCGCAGGCGCGTTACTACCTGTGTTGCGAAAATGAACACCTTGTGCTTTCCCGTCAACATATCGACGAGTTGTTCAAGTACGTTGAGGTGCTGGATTTTACGTTAGTTTCCGTTTTTAAATCACTTCTCACAACGCTCCGTAGCATGGTCGATCCTTTGACAAAACTCTACACACGCTACTATCTTACCAGCCTCCTTGAGGAGCTTTTCAACAACGCGTCTCAGTACAACGACTATTTCACGGTTGTTATGTGCGACATCGATAATTTCAAAAAGATCAACGACACCTACGGACACTTGGTGGGGGATGAGGTGTTGAAAACTTTGGCTAAGGTGTTCCGCGAGAATCTGAGGAGCCAGGACCTCGTTGGAAGGTTCGGAGGTGAGGAATTCATACTTGTGTTCCCACACACGGATGTGGAGGAAACTGTCATCGTTTTGGAGAGGCTCCGAAGGATACTGAAGGGTTTGGAACAGTTCCCGTTCACGTTAACGCTCAGCTTCGGTGTTGCGGAGTACAAGCCGGGAATCACTGATTCGGTGGATTCTCTAATAATCAGGGCAGATACTGCGCTGTACCACGCGAAAAACACTGGTAAAGACAGAATCGTTGTGTACACGGAGGGAATGACCGGTGGATTGCACGCTTGA